Within the Candidatus Reidiella endopervernicosa genome, the region GATGCCCGACTCCTCGATAATGCGACTGACCATCACCACAAAATCTCGTTGCTTGAACTGTTTAGGGCTGACGTTAATCGCCAGACGGTTTATTTCCCCACCACGCCCCTCCAGCTCCCACATCCGCAGCTGTTTACAGGCGCTGCGCATCACCCACTCACCGATAGAGAGAATCAGCCCACTATCTTCGGCGACGGGAATAAACCGGGCCTGCGAGATCATCCCCTCTTCGGGGTGCAGCCAGCGCAGCAGGCACTCAGCTCCCATCAGCCGGTCATCTATCGAGAACTGCGGCTGATAGTGAAGACTCAACTCACCGTTATGAATCGCCTTGCGTAGATCGTTCTCCATCTGCAACCGCTCACTGGCGGCGAGCTGCATACTCGGGAGGTAGAATTGGAAGGTATCGCGCCCCTGCTCCTTGGCTTTATACATAGCGATATCGGCCTGTTTCAGTACATCATCGGCCACATCGGAGTTCTCAGGAAAGAGCGTGATACCGATACTGATACTGACATGTAACTCATTGCCATCAATATGGAAGGGACGGGCGATAGCGGACTGAATTTTCTGCACCACTATTTGTGTCTCCATTAACGCCATCTCAGGATCTTCTGCCAACTCAGTCATCAGCACGACAAACTCATCTCCCCCGAGCCGAGCCGCCGTATCTTCGGCTCGCACCTCACCCGCCAGCCGCTCTGCCACCTGCTTAACCAGGCCATCACCCACCTAGTGTCCGAGTGAATCATTGATTACCTTGAAGTGATCAACATCAAGAAAGAGCAGCGCACC harbors:
- a CDS encoding EAL domain-containing protein, which codes for MYKAKEQGRDTFQFYLPSMQLAASERLQMENDLRKAIHNGELSLHYQPQFSIDDRLMGAECLLRWLHPEEGMISQARFIPVAEDSGLILSIGEWVMRSACKQLRMWELEGRGGEINRLAINVSPKQFKQRDFVVMVSRIIEESGIDPSRVELELTEGMLLENVEETIDKMTQLKSIGISFAIDDFGTGYSSLSYLKRLPLDKLKIDQSFVRDIEKGDSGSAIVETIISMTHHLGLEVIAEGVETRGQLDFLKHSGCHHFQGYYFNRPLPVDEFEKELNESINPV